The window ACCCATTCGCAAAGAGACGATGACCTCCGATGATAATCGAGGCTACATAGGCGAGAATTGAAGTCAGACTCTCTTCTCCATATAAATAACCAGATAGCCAGCCCATAAATAAGAATACTGCTGACAAAATCACATTGGCGTGCTTCTTATAAAATGGTTCATGAACCTCATTAAATCTTTCATTTTCAGGAATCACCTTTAAATTTTCAAAGGCGCCTGCTTTCTCTAAGTTCTCAATGGTCGTCTCACCAAAGACGGTAAGCTTAGAGGCACCAAAATTAACATTTGCATTTACAACACCATCCAGGTGCTGAACGTTCTTTTCGAACTTTGTAGCGCAGCCTGCTCAGGTAAAGCCCTGGACGCGGTAAACTGTTTTACTAGCACCTTGATTTACACTATCAGTCACGTAAAGCCACCTCCTTTTGATGAGTGAAGGCAATTTTAACTAACTGTCTTACATGATCATCATCTAAAGAATAAAAGACAAGTTTTCCTTCTTTTCTATACTTTGCTAATCCCATATTTCTTAAAAGACGCAAATGATGGGAAGCGGTAGCAGTAGTACTTCCAATAATATTGGCTACATCACAAACGCAAAGTTCCTCTTCTAAGCAAAGAGCATATGCTACTTTAATCCTAGTATCATCTGCTAACGCTTTATATATTTTGGCTACACCATTAGTATTTTGGTGAGTTAACTCCTGCTTTACTCGGTTAACTTTATCGCTGTCATAACAGGTAATCTCACAAATATCTTCCTTTGCCATTACATCATCTCCTCTAACAATCAAACAATCGTTTGAATATTAGTATATGCAGTAGTAAGGAGAATTGTCAAAATATTTCACTTGCATTTCCCCCTAAAATTGATTGTGTAATAAGCTTCATACCACACCAATAACTGATAACAATCCTGGAGGCATGGATACAAAAAGAACTGTAGACATCCTATCTACAGTTTTTTGTATTCGAATTTATTGATTTTATCATATACCTCTTTTTCTTTTTACCAAAAAATAAATCAAAACCAAAATAAGTGCCACCAATGTAAAGTAAACCTTTTCTTCCCCTTGCCATTTCATATATTGACTTACCGCCATAGCCTCTATTAAGACAGCAGGAATTTTCCCAATCAGAGTTGCGATTCCGAATGTAGTTACCGATACCTTACTAAAAGAAGCTCCAATATTTACTAAACCTGACGGTACGAAGGGTAGTAACCGTAATGAAACAATAAGAAGAAACGCTTCCACTCCAGTAGTAGTTAAAAGTTTTTTATATATGGGGTGAGTGATTTCTTTTTCTCTTGTGAGAAATTCTATTCCCTTTCTATATAGAATCAAAGAAATCACACTACCCAATACCTCTCCAACAAGAGATAAAATTAATCCTTCCCAAAAGCCGAAAACATATATATTAGCAGCAGTAATAAAAACGCTTGGGATAAAGGCAAATAGACTAATTAGAACATTTACTAAAATACTAATGAGATAAGAAATCTCAGCATAATCGTTCATTAATTCCGTAATGAATTCTGTCATAAAAAACCACACTTTCTTAGACTAGCTCCTCCTATTATAATGGCTAGCATAGAAGTTAAACAAAGTAAAAAAGTGTCATAAAGGGTGTAACCCTTTATGACACTCCTATTTGATTATACTAAATGACTTCCTCTTTTAATGGATTACGTTTAACGAACTCAACAATATGCTGAGCTATTTCTTCTCCTTTTTCCTCCTGAAGGAAATGTCCCGCGTTTTCAATTGTAATTTCAGGTTCATTCTGTGAAGACGGAATCAGCTTTCTAAAGAATCGATCTCCACCTCTAGTAATTGGATCTTTATCTGAAAACATGACTAGTGTCGGCTTTTCCCATGTGGAATAGACCTCTCTCGCTGCTCTTAATTCTGCAGCACCGGGATCATCTTCTTTCATAGGAACTAATAATGGAAACATAGCAGCCCCCGCCTTATATGATACATCTGGAAATGGTGCTTCATATGCTGCAATCACTTCTGGCGTTATAGAATCAGGACTTGCCATACTTTTTTG of the Bacillus mesophilus genome contains:
- a CDS encoding ArsR/SmtB family transcription factor, whose protein sequence is MAKEDICEITCYDSDKVNRVKQELTHQNTNGVAKIYKALADDTRIKVAYALCLEEELCVCDVANIIGSTTATASHHLRLLRNMGLAKYRKEGKLVFYSLDDDHVRQLVKIAFTHQKEVALRD
- a CDS encoding TVP38/TMEM64 family protein gives rise to the protein MTEFITELMNDYAEISYLISILVNVLISLFAFIPSVFITAANIYVFGFWEGLILSLVGEVLGSVISLILYRKGIEFLTREKEITHPIYKKLLTTTGVEAFLLIVSLRLLPFVPSGLVNIGASFSKVSVTTFGIATLIGKIPAVLIEAMAVSQYMKWQGEEKVYFTLVALILVLIYFLVKRKRGI